The genome window tgtgtgATCAGATGTTGTTACTACCAAGTAACTTAATACCAAGTTGACGTAGGATCTGAAAGAGAGAAGTCTTTAGATGAACTGATGTGAACCTGCTGTCTGctagtctgtctgtctgactggcAGTGTGCAGTCCTTCTGGCTGTCTAGCAGCATCAGAATTACtttgtgtgctgctgcttctgatAAATGGTCCTGATAGTGTGCATGTTTGACTGCAGAGTAGCCAGAGATCTCCTTCATCTGATCTGTTTCTGCACcatttaaactgttaaattaataaatgatgagtgccttatatattttttttgggggggggggttaaacaGAGCAGTTTGTTACCTAATGGAGATACCACCTCATCTTTGTCTGCAGGTTTAATGAAAGGTAAACAGAACATGGCTTGTAATATTATATCATATCTGAGGTAGGAAATTACCCACAGCCACCCAGATGCTGTGATCATGTAGCTGAGGACTTTTCTAGCCGGAAGCTAATTAGCATCTCCAGGTTCACGGGTAACCTAATGGGACATTTCACCCAGATTGCAGGTTTTCTTTGAACTGATTAATTTCCTTGACCTTCAGAgtaaatatctgaaaatataCATCACCAAGCATCTTAATATAACAAGTTCTCCCAGTAAAAAAAGCAAGCATCACTTTCAGAGTATAACTGTGTTAAATAtagcttcattttttttgttcagtatgTAGACTGTAACCGCTGAAAACCTTTAGTTTGTTACTTAGACTGGATTGTGAGTGAGTGATGTACAAATAAAGCCTGATTGATTATTTAGAACTAGGctggttccagacctctgaatcaCTGCTCAGATCTGATTTGTTCAGGTCTATTGTTCAGTTGAAAGCTCTTTCCATGGTTGGAGAagcagtcagccaatcagagtttTGTATGGCTAATTAGCTACAGTGCTATGTCGTTGCAAAATAGCTGCAGAAAATTATGCTGGAAATGGTGGTAGGCTTGATGCAGCTGTGCAGGAGGCTAACTTGCAGAAATAACAACACTTAAAGGATCAGTCCGGTGTTGGTATATATTTTTCCCACAGCACAGAACAGATTTGCTTCTATTTTAGTCAAACCAGCTGTCTACACAGGCGGCATAACAGCTTGCGTTTGTGATGTATGCCCGTAAACATGACCCAGAGTGTATTTTTACTCTTCAAGTTGATCTTCTTCCATTTTATAAACAGAACAACAGTGACTGTGTATTGGATTCTGAATGCTGCCAAAACATGGGTGACCTACAACCTAATACTGTCCCTGAACACCTCCCATGTAGACGCAGATAGAGAAccgaagctgctgctgctaacatgCTGCTCATGTGTAGACACATTGTTTTCAACATATCAATCTGTCTTGCCCAGGGATTGCAAATGGAAATGAGCCAGTAGCTGAATCTGGTACAATACATTTCTTATCTTTGTATGAGATTAATAAATTCTAGTCATAAACTAAAACTCAGCCCAAGAGAATCAGCTCATAGATGCAGttttacttttcaaaaaaaaggctcagtaatATCCTAAAACAGCTGGAGTTATAGAGCATTTTATAggaacacctgtgcacctgcttATTTGAGCAActatccaatcagccaatcatgagGCAGCAGTCTAGAAGTCgggagcttcagttaatgttcacatcaaacaaaagaatggagggaaaaaggtgatctcagtgactttgaccgAGGTATGATTTTTGGGGACAGATGGcctggtttgagtatttctgaaactgcagaTCTCCTGGGAATTTACACACAACTCTAAAGTCTCTAAAGTTAACTTTTCTGCAGCGCCGGCAGATCTACATTAGGTGATTTAGTGAGTAGGGGTGATTCTAAAACTtaaactgaaaccaaaacagtgacacaaaatgtccacaatcttaaaaaatgataaaacattgtACCAAGTGGGATGATGGGATATTGGTAGAATAAAGTCAGATCAAGACAACATTGTTTCTATGAATCAACACTACTGTAAGCAACCAGAATTTTTCAGTTGCAACCTAGAAAAACTGTGAATATTCAGAGGCTGAGTCAGACTGATGTAGGTTGAAGCAAGTCAGTTTAGAGCTGTCTAGTTCACTGAAGTGTAGAATGGCCACCATACAACAAATCCATTTGATTTAcgcaacaataataatgtaatgactgttacattattattgatttattataaATCAATCTATCGATCATTTACAAATGCAGTTTCCTTAAGTCAAGTCTGATGACTTCCAATGTCTCATGTTGTCCTATCAAGTCCAAAACCCAGGACCCCAAgatatttgttttatgtttatttgaaaCCGAGAAAAACTAcaaatcctcacactggagCTACAATTATACtacaaaataatgaacaattatTTTTGTATAGGTTAACTAATCAAGCACTGTCTAATCGATTCCTCTTTACATTTTTGACCCACTGGTGACAAAGAACAATGGCAAACTTGTCACTTCATATCAGCATTAGTCACACAGGGTTGCCAGTGATATGTACCCTTCTGATTTCTCTACACTTATCTAGATTTGGAAGTTAATTACAAAAAATCCTCATTAACCAATAATTCTTAAGGCTGTATTTCTCCTGCAACTATGGCAAAGAAAGATACTGATAAAATACTAAGACTATGGCTTTGCACATTTTTGATTGAAAGCCTGTTTGGCCATTTGACACCAAGGGgaagaaacaacattttctttcctgctTTTCCAGTGctgcaaataaaatgtaatatatggCAGTTTCTTTTCAGTGAGACTCCTTGAACTACCAGGTCaggtttttcttattttatttctgccGGAGGGGGATCGCAGGGCGTAGTTTCTCTGGTCCCACTGGTCCTGGTGGCAGCTAACGAGGCTCGTTATAAAAATAAAGGGTATAAAGGTGTAAAACTGCCAGTGGCTTCTGCTCGGCAGCTTGGAGGATTAAGCCAGCTGGGGTCGTTCTCTCTGCAGATTTCGATCTTTACTGTTTCTGTGTATTCGTTGTGTTGCTGTCTGCTGGTCTGACTATGTGAGGTGTCTGATTACACTGCCGCTGACAGTAAACTGGCTTTTCCCTCATGCATTAATCTGTCTAATAAAAATCTCCAGCTTGTGTGTTTATAGCTGCAGCAGTACTTGTTAATGTTTTCGATAACATCTCCCAGTGAGCTCAGCTGCAGAACACACTTCAGTTTCTGGATCACATTTAATGAGGAGTAAAGAGGTCACTGGTcagaaggtcacagcagcagaaccagTAGAAACAATCATGATGGTAAAGAAATGTTGAGAAAAGACAAAGGTCAAATATAGAACATGTCTGCCCTGATGTGGATAGATTTAAAACTAATTTCAGATCTCTCTGTCCTGCTTTTCAAAACACCCTCCAGTATTGCTTGGATATGAACAGATAATTGTCTATGAACAGATTCAAACAACATCTTGATTTGTTATTGTTTCCTGTTGCTCAGTTGACTTTTGCCTCAATCTCTCAATTATATTGCAGTCAAAGTTAAAGTACACATATGTTTACAGGAATCAGTGAAACTCAGTTGATGGCTGGAGCTCCAGTATCTGTCAAAGATAAATCTCCAAAATCTGATtagaaaccacagaaaaaagTGCTCCTGTGATGTTCACGTGGCCCAAGGACTGTTGTTATAAAATGCCTACAAATTAtaattttactgaaaacaatCAACCTGCACAGGAACAGCAAGGCAATGGAAACTCttgattaaaattttaaaaagactgCTAATTTCCAGTTTTACCTTAAGATTGTTTGTACAACAgataatatattttgttttagttcTATTAATTTTATACAGTGTCTCTGGTTTGCATTTCTGTCATCGTTTATTGTGAAACACTTTGTGATGTCTGAACCAGAGACCCAAGGTGCATCTTCACTCACTGACTTCTAAGATAcctgttttcttgttctctgaTTCTGTGGGAACAATTTATCAGTGAGGTTTAACTTCCAAAAATTACCATTGTTCTCCTCCTACACTTTGTtttaagataaataataaacttgGAAATGGGGACTAAAAACCTGTCACAGTCTAAGATTGctaaaaaactaaatttgtgACTAAAAAGGATTGAATAATGGTCATTGATATTAGTTCTTCAGTAGTTCCTCTGTGTGATTCAGTTTTATCAaatgctttctgttttttctcgACAGGACTACAAACATGGCTGACGCGGTGCAAGGTCCCGTGGTCAGCCGGCCATTGGCATTTGCCAATGAAGAGCGGAGGGCGGTTCACTCCTGGTCCCGGATCTCATCAGCGGGGCACAATGTCCTCCTGGATGCTCTGAAGATCCTCAGCCCGATGTCCCGTGACCTCTCGAGCACAGAGGAGCTGGTCACCTTCTTGCAGGAGCTGAGCGAGGAGGGCCACAAGCCCACTGTGCTGCACAGCAAGGACGTGTACCGATACCGCTCCTGTACGAACCAACCCATGACTGAAGATATGCTGAAGCCACCCAACAGGAATGTCAGACCCACTGCcaagaggaggggaaggagaggcCTAGCCAAGAAGAGAGAGGTACATCCATCCTGGAACACCTCTGAGAGGAGTAACCCCAGGATTCAAGGGGTGCGCCCTCCAGAGCTGCTGGTGGACCATCATGCCGTTGTGTGCAGCAGGACCCCCATTCGGACTGCAGAGATGTCACAGGCATTGCAGGTGCAGCCATGTCTCAGATTGACCAACATTGAAGGCCTGTCGGGCTTCCACACGGCCAGACTCCAGATCCACACTACCTGGGACTCGTCCTCTGAGGTGCCCTCTGTCACCTTTTCACAGCAACAGCACCCTCCAACGCTTTCAGGAATACCTTTGCAGCCTTCTCAGAACGGTGGCGGGGCGCCCACCAAAGCTGTGGCCTTGTTCAGCCAGAAGAGTCTGTCCTGCCCCATTCGACTGGATGGCGCCCTCATCGGTGATTCTGCACCAGTCTTCTACGCTAATGGCCGGGCGTTTccacagactcacacagagcTGACCAGCAACGGCTGGAGGAGCAATGGCTTCCACCGAGATGGTCGGGGCCCCAAGGAACTGACCAACCCACCCCGGCAGAGAAACGGTTGGAAGGACAAGAACAGTTTTAGATGGAAAGTGATAAAGGTGGACGATTCTCGTTCAGTGGCGGAGGCCCGCAGAAAAGCGCAGAAGATCCTACAGGTCAATCTGTCTCCAGTGATTCAGATCCAACCTCTCAACCATGTGCTGAGAGATTTCAGATACCAGAATAAGTGACAATTCCCacaaaacccacacacattGTGTCCTTTAGCAGATGTTCGTGTTTTACATCCATTAGCCTCTACCTGGCTGAGCCTCAGTGTTCAAAGCAGACGTCTTACATGGGTTCTTGTGATCTCTGCTGGGTGTTAAAGGTAGAAATGTTAGAGTCTGTCTGCGGAGGTTCTGGTTCCTGACAGGGGCACGCCAGACTGAAAGgcatttaaagttaaagtttaaagttaGTTAAAAATGATGCTTTTCCTAGCAGGCTGGGAAATGTCTGTCGGCCAAATGCTGGTGCATTTTCACTGTCAACATTAGGTAATGCTACACCACACTTCAACCAACCATCATTCTGCTTTGAGTTGACTGGCGGCTAACCAACGTTGGTGATGAATTTATAGACGCAGCATCCACTGTGGCTGTTAGGTCAAAGGTGAATATTCTGCCCTTCAACAAGGTTGCAAGTTGCAGGTGTTTGACGAGTATTTATAACTCATTTCAAGTATAttcacagtttgtttaaaaaaaaaagtattttttactTGTATGGCTTAAAACAGTGCTGTCACTCTGTGGCACCCTATTTTCAactggaaagaaagaggaggtgaaacTAGTGGTGGGACAGGATAATCCCATTTTACAGCAAGATGAACAGGTGGATGAGTGAGGTTGGTTTGCAAAGTCTTCAGACAAGCTGATGTGGTGGTTGGTTGGCTCCAACAGATAAACTAtaaacaaaaagagggaaaaagagaaaagtcttTAGTTTGTCttccttttttatatttttgttgtgtttccactgGAGATCAGGGAGCAAGTACAACAGGGAATCGAACCCATGGCACACACAGAGTGATACCTAGATGACTTGTTTGAACTACAGTCCTTCACAAAGTGTTCCTTTGGTTAAGTTTATCCacacatggagaaaaaaaacagattaaattatTGACTGTTGGGAGTATTTAATGTCTTACGGTGACAAAACATGAATCAATGAAAGCAGCTGCCGAAAACAGTGAGTATGGAAGAGTTATCAGGCCTCTTTAAAAACACTTCTGAGGTCTTCAAATCTTAATTATGAGAAAACATTGAAGATAAGActtttcagcattttctcattattagggcccgagcaacgagttgcgtgggcccaacggggccatgcaacgagttgcaaggaccctcttgttttcgttcggtttattattattattattattattattttttttcttctttttccgcctctttgattgcctttttgaaggccttaacatgcgtcaaaactcctgaaaatttgcagacgcatcaggcacggcgaaaaatttaataatttaggggtcttgagcatgggtgtggcaaaatggcctcggtagcgccacctacatttttaacggaacagcccctcaagcccgttgcgcctaaaaatctgaaaatctgcacacatatgtaacatcccatgacgcaccaaaaagtctcttggagccatattctaaacccaacagaaagtatttttattttgaccggaaggtgaaaaaattgtgtgcttttggccatttccaggggtcgcttgaacgcgaactagtcctagacgcattatccgattgacttcaaaatttgataatttgttcttaagacatagacgaagttaaattgcaaaagtttcggacttttcattgaagggcgtggaagttatggcccctcaaagttcgatcactcgccacaaaacaggaagttgctttatatttgctatatttcggccatactttgtccaaactgcatcaaactttacaggattgttaatggtacctatctgcacacatccatatgtcaatattcatacaattgttgtagcaccacctatttatagcaggaaatgacatattttatagtgtgatgtccagtttctagacgggtgaccagattcacttcaaatgttgtcagcccctccttgacaatttttggaagaagtcctccgaaaattgtgagttttggtcgaagcgtgtgccggttctggcctgtcaaagttcagaaacccaacttcctgtttgaaacctcagattttggggtaacttcctgttgcgactctcgactttatcctacagatggagccattgtattactctttgatgggtttttggaagggggtctcttgtgtgtgtgtgtctgtgtgtgtctgaggggggaggggaagaggagttgattgagtctgtgagaagctgccacagggaggttacagtcaggagagccaagagctgtcacagatgatgagctctgaaaaatattatcacagaaaataattagcataaaagcttttattttacatttttacatctcggaagtttgaactgttacgccagcgtatgccctgcgacctgcgtcgaccccgcggttgccggggtcccgcggtcgccactcccccgacgggcgccgggtgcgagggcccgttcaacgctgctcgcagctttaattaaacTTGATCTCAGAATCATGATTTTACAGATATCTGACTGTAATTTTAGAGTTTGTTCTCCAaaatacagctttttttttcctgaaaattcTTCCTTTCTATAATGTAGGCTTGGTCCATCTCTGTAAGTTTAAGGAGTTTTACAGATAAGAAACACCAAGATGTACACTTGGGCTGGGAAAATACCATCAATTCAAGATTGTTCAAATTTCTGGCAACCAACCATCAGTCGGAGCCCTGATGTAAGACATTTGTTTGgctaatttaaaaatatttctggtGAAATTTGTTAGTTTGAGCTgcaggtctgtttgtttcttgaCTTTGAGACTGCAGCATCTGAAAGTCTTATCTCCCACCagagcttgtttgtgttgtgctctGTTGAGTCGCCCAACAAAATCTACTTATAGTTTCTTGAATTCCTCAGCTGTGATGAAACTGTTGTGACTTTctttcaaactaaaaaaagcactttgaaaGTGTGACAATGATTCATTGTCACCTGTTTCTGATCATTAAagtctttaatatttttatttactgcagCACGTAGAAAGTATTTGAAGTAATCTCTAaaattttgtttgattttcctTGAACCCACACTGGTTTTTGCAACAGGTGCTAACTTTGCAATGTTGGTGCTGAATTAAATGACTGGCACAAgaatgtcattgtttttctctgctacTAGTTCATATTGGAGTGTTTTAGGAGCAATGACTTCCTGTTGTGAGTTATTCTCTTGAGGGACTGATAGCCCTgctgctgccccctgcaggtTGGGATGAGCATGCCAAACCGCCTTGTGTGCTTTCCAAAGGGTTTCTACTGTGAGGAACCacacaaattcattttcatgttatCATCTGTGAAAATTTCCTGTGTATTCTCCTGGAAAATTTTGTTTGAGATGTTTGGGCAAAACCACATTCCATGAGATAAATACATTATCAAGtgctaatgtttattttttggccTCGTAAACCATAGCTTGGCAAAAAAACCTTAACTTGTAGTCTTCCTACTAGTTTTTTCTGGAGCCTATACCAATTAAGTGCAGAtaaaagctctggaaaaagccAGTGAGAGGGCCTTGATATTAGAagaatttattaatttaacagCCAGATCTCATGAGATAAAACAATTAAATCACCATCAGGTCAGAAATTAAGGTCTTGTGttataaaatgaaactgaatttcTAAGCACTTGTTTGAGGTTTAAATGCTGTGCAGTAGAAAGAATTAATCAGATTTGGTGTGGAAACCTGTACTTTCAGTTTTGAAGGTCAGGCATTATTCTCAAGTGAGaaaactgtttctctgttgAAACTGACaccacatcagtgttttggtGGTCGGCTTTACAGacttctgtgtctctgttctgGTGAATTTTACGTTATGGAAGAGTCTCTTGGTTTCGctgcacactctctctctctctctctctctccctccctccgaTCTGTCTGTATACAGTCATGTTCATGCCCACCGACAATTCCCTTTTGTAGATCTTATTTCTGTTAGTCTTGTTTGTGCAACACTTGTATAATATTGTATTTCCTACATGAtctttgaaaactttttttgttcaataaaactgatctgaaaagaatctttttttcctaatttttcAGAATGTGTTGACTCACTTCAGCAGGTACAGCACTGATGATCTCCGATGCTGAGAGGGTTTAATGTTAATACCATGTCATcagattgtttatttttgtggaCCCCTGACTGCACGGGCCAAAAGTCATGTGTCATTGGGAAATTCACTTAATCCCTTTCTTAGTCAGTGTGACAACTTGTTGGCAAAGATGACACAATTATGGaattagaaaatgaatcaaCTTTGATAATTCATTCATGTCTCTTTAACCTACACCAAGGAGATTTTATtgtcttgtcattttttttggtcggttggtttgtttatttatcagcAGGATTACGTAAAAAGAAATGAACCAGTTTTCACCAAACTTGATAGTGGGACAGGGAATGGGCCATGGAAGACCCCAGTAAATTTTCTATTTTAAGAGCTAAATAAATGTGTAGGATTGTTTGATCTTAGCAAAGATATGCGCTCTTCTTAGTGCTACTCtagttgtatttatttatttttagcaaaaatgccaaactaattaactaatttaATCCAGCATCGTTTACACTGATGTTAAATATCAGTGTTGTGTAATATGCATCACCTCTTATAAACtaattaataaacaaataagTGTTGGTTGAAACATTGGCACAAAAGCAAAAGCGAATCTCTCACTGATAAAAGACAAAGGTCCTACAAACCTCAAGAGTGATGTCAACTACTTCTCCTAGAATACATTTTGTTGAGAAACATCCAATCACAGAGCCTCAAATTCTGTCATGTGCTCCACTAACATCAAACTGAAGCTAAGGATTTCATGTTgtagaaacctaaaagaaaatattcagagaTTAAAATCATggatttgtcagtttgtttaatTCTTGTGAACTCAGTATCTCACTTaaactcaaggatgaactgatttaGGTTTTGGAGATCAAATGTCcaagtcactgtgaccttacaAAACAGACTTTTTGACCATTAGTCAATAAATCATCCTTAAATTATGACAGAATTTCACACAATTGTTAAATAAGATgaaatgatgacattttgaaTCCATAAGTCAAAagtcaacttcactgtgacatcataacatttttcaaaaacattttctggatGGCTGCTGTCATGGTTAAAACTTTTTGTTTCTCACAATTAACTAACACACTAATACAGCAGATGTACAACAGAACAATATTTTGTCCaaccttgtctttttttccaccaaattTGCATATTCATCAGTGGGTGGTACTGGTGACAGTCCTGTCTGTTACAGTGGAGCTACAATAGTGGCATAACAGTATTAAGAAGCATCAGTCGTGGtataaaatataacaaagaAGGCTTAGGTTTGCAACAAAGAGTGAGACAGGATGAGATTTGGAAGGTAACAAATGGAGTTAAGGAGAGGGAAATTTAGAGATGGGTAGTAGATTTCTTTGTTAACACAGGATTGTTCAATATAACATagtcttttttaatttgttgtatCTCAGTGATATGTAATATATTGCCAAAGTATGTCCACCAGTAAACGAGATCTTATTCTACATACTCTGGTACGGTAGGTGGCGGTATGCACCCAAACGATGGTATTGCAACCCCAAAAAAtgcaaagaagaagaacaacagGAACTCAGTGGGAAAACGAGCGGCACGTCGCTGAGAGACTGCCACATGCGACTGAAACTCGGGTGGAAAATTATCGGACTCTTTCCCATCTCGGCGTTGTTTCTGTTGTAGTTTCCCTTCTTATCAACACCATCAACAGCTGCTCAGTGACAATGACGCAGCTCATCGAGACTGTAAAGGTACAAACCTCTTTTAATCCTTGAAGGCTCGGTTTGTGTCTAAGATCCGTCATAACCCAGTCAAACACCGAACACACAGACGTGATACACATATGTTTGTATTCAGCGTGATTTACAGTTCTCTGTGTCATCACTAAATCCGACGTCCATCGCTAAATCCGCCTGGAAATTGTAGCTCTTAATAGTCacagaacttgcctgagaattaTGTTTTTCCCCCACATTTTCCTCgatattaaaataatttatttttacagttgagAATACGTTCAGTGGTGCGTAGCACAAGGGGTTCAATTAATCGGCATAGTTAATTTTCCagaatataaacaaatattgctaaaacaaacaaaaaaataaaaggggTTACCGGATCGATATGGCGACATTAAACTACCGGTTATCTGTTCATATGTGAGTGGAGACTTAATCAGATAAATACACTAAATTAGatgaattatttaattattttgagATTTAATTCCTccttaaattaaaattattagGAATATTTACGACGAGAGGGCGGGTTCTGGGCTCTGATTGGGCGCCTTTCTGTCATTCAGATCTGTGGAAGTGGAATCCAGGTGAAGTTCATTAGCAGACATTTTGCAGGTGTGGTCACTGTTGTTGTGAATCGTCaaatttctatttaaaaaaaaggatgtaAAAGGTCGTTCCCTGGCCTCGTTATAGTAAGTCAACAGAGTcgttaaaatcaaaacaacccGAGAGATAAAACCTTTGTAGTCTTTCAGTATTGTTAGTAATATTCGTTTCTTTGTGTCATTCAGCAGTacatggaggagatgaggagtaACGGCTGACAGCAAGTGCAGATGGACATTTACTTCCTGGACATCCACCACTTTGCCACCACGAAGGAAGAGAAGATCGACTGTTCTCATACCGTGAGTtacacatttcctgtgtgtttactTACTGTGCAGCTGTTGTTATGAAGATTGTTGCTTGTTTGCATGGACAGTGAAGTAGTTGTGCCTGCTGAGGCTCTTTAGTGTACCAAATGTTACTGGCAAATgtcttaatgtttgtttgtagtCTGTTGGTTGATTGTCAGCTGCCTGTAGGCTCTTAGTCttgtttgaataaatgtttaCACACCAAAACAGGTTTACTTAAAGTATCACAAGTAAAAGTTATCCTTTGAGACTGCAATcatacaataaaatacattattgatactgatgcatcagtgtgtaaGCAGCTTTTTGTTGTTGCCCCGCCCCAAAGGTTCACAAGATAAATCTCAGGAGTCaggagatgattaatgggaaaggacagaggaaaaaacaaagttgtgatttgttttcaggtGTTGGAACCCCAACTAGGCACTGATTTATTACaggggtcacaagccaaaaagactgaaaaccaCCGGATTAAAtttgttattatgtttttaatgtgaaatttaaATCCAAAAACTATTAACTCCATCTGTGTAGTATTTCGTTTTGAATTGTAGTGAAGAAGAATGATCAGGTAGCTTAAAATAGAAACTAGTGCCTTAAAATGATTCTTAAGTACAGTGCTTACAGCCTGTGCTCCTGCCTAAATGCTCTTCCTCTTTCCAACTCATTTTTAATAATCTACCAGAAGCCAGACATCAGGTCTCAACCTTCATTTGGGACAATTCCTTTCCTTCCATAAATCACAATTCTAAAAGTACCTAAACTTGGTTGCGTACAGCTGTGAAAATCCAAATTTTAATAGTAGTAATATTTCCTCACATAACCCAAGTCATGTCCAACCAtgcagatatttttttgttttattttcccagGTTTTTAGATAAATCTTCAGAGGTTAGGTACCACTAAGGGTGAGAGGTAAAATTTGGGTAAACTAATCCTTTAAAAGGAA of Lates calcarifer isolate ASB-BC8 linkage group LG12, TLL_Latcal_v3, whole genome shotgun sequence contains these proteins:
- the ccdc71 gene encoding uncharacterized protein ccdc71 isoform X1 encodes the protein MADAVQGPVVSRPLAFANEERRAVHSWSRISSAGHNVLLDALKILSPMSRDLSSTEELVTFLQELSEEGHKPTVLHSKDVYRYRSCTNQPMTEDMLKPPNRNVRPTAKRRGRRGLAKKREVHPSWNTSERSNPRIQGVRPPELLVDHHAVVCSRTPIRTAEMSQALQVQPCLRLTNIEGLSGFHTARLQIHTTWDSSSEVPSVTFSQQQHPPTLSGIPLQPSQNGGGAPTKAVALFSQKSLSCPIRLDGALIGDSAPVFYANGRAFPQTHTELTSNGWRSNGFHRDGRGPKELTNPPRQRNGWKDKNSFRWKVIKVDDSRSVAEARRKAQKILQVNLSPVIQIQPLNHVLRDFRYQNK